aaagagaatagcaaagaagaaaagaaaagaagagaaaaagagccagcacagccagctGAGGAGATTCTGTTTCAGCAGAGAAGTTTCAtccttcaaaacagaaaacattttgttctttgaagCAAGGATTTCCCAGTGAGAAACCAAACAAAGCTTCCTCCAGCCTCTCAGCCCTGTCAGATGAACTCCCCTGGCTAGGAGTGGTGAGGAGAAGTTACCCAAGGTAATGGAGTTGCACTTGTGTTCCCCCTTTTActggggggaaggaaagagggaaaataccAGATCTAAACTTTGTGGGGTTTTAGTGCTCAATTTCCATTCTGTTCACCAGTGAATCacttctttttttggctttcaggTGCCTTAGTGAGAGCAGTGTGTGCAGTAGGTACCAGGAGCACTTGAGGTATTAGTGTGATTTTATTGAAATTCAAAGTTATtctatataaaaattaaaatcagattaaatCGTCAGGGGAGAAGCTGTGGAGAACTGTGTAATAGGAGCTGGGTGCAGGCTGGAGAGCACACAAAGCAGGACATGTTCCATCTGCAGCCAAGTTGCTCAGAGTCTGCTGTGGGTAACTAATTATTCTTCCTGTAATTGGATCGGTTTGAAGGTGGAATACGGTTTGCTGTGGGGATCTTTCTAGGAATGACCAAACACATTTTGCCTGAAAGGCTGTGAAATCctggggggaggcagcagccctcCCCTCACTGCCAGTTCTGGAAAAGCTGAGCTGTGCCTGTGATGGATGTGACAATCCACCTGGTGTCACCCTTCCCTCATGTCCCTGCCCCCCCAGAGCAAGCTCCTCAGctctcctaaaaaaaaagaaccataaACTCTCAAAAACTTATTGCTATGCCCATGCAGCTcctaatattttcatttcagtttaaaatcacACCAGCCTGaggaaaaataacccaaaagctgctttcagtttggttttttagaGGACTTATTCCCAGcaaactgctgcttctgccagcaGATTCAGCTCTGCTTACCAGGGTCACTTTTTTTAGCTGCATTCTCCCAGAACAGTTAAATATAGGGGTGAGACTCGGGTTGGGTTTCAGAGGGGTTTTGGCAATGTTTGCTGTACCTGACTGCAGAACAGAATTGCCTAGCAAAGGGTTTTATTGCCCTCagaatttaaaaactgttttctgtgctttaccCTCATTGGAAGCTTAGAGATAGGAACCTGGTTGAGGCATAGAAGAAGCAAGGGGTGAAGTTTAAAACTTGCCAGGATTTCAGTTCCTTGATGAAAACCCAAATAATAATTGTCAAGAAAGAGAAGTGCCTTGGTGTATTCAgttttatgaaacaaaattatGATGTGTGGCACCAATCCATAACTAACCTTTTTTACACCagttaagaaaatgttttaggTGTGCCaagggctgaaaaaaaaccttgaaagtCTATTTTATAATGATCTTTGCTGTTTAAAGTTTTGTAAGGTAGAAGGAAACTAAGGTGTAAATTGTTGGGCAGGTTGTTTGGATGCCACTCTGCATGATGGGACTTAATGCTGTATGGGCTGTAACAATTATGATTAACAtctttattatgttttttttttaatttgggcCTTTTAGGGTGGGTCTGACATGGAAAGGGCTGCAATTTTTAACCCAGACCTCTGCTGAAATGAATTTATGCAAATGTATGAAATCTTGACATATTTTAGTGGGTATGAatgcagcaggagagaaaaccCTGAAAATAATTGGAAGCCCTAGATTTGTTTCagcctttttcttaaaaaataaatgatcttcttgaaaaaaaaacagaattaggTCCTTGAGGAGCCCTGAGTCCCCCAGGGAGGGGGATTTCCAGGCACTTTGTCTAGATCTGAGTGACAGGGTTGAATAAAATTTTAGGTATTTGTAGCTACTCCAGGtctttttgctttgattttttaatatccCCCCCAGAAACCTTTTGTAGGTGTCACTGAGAGCCCCAGCACTGTGGTACCTCCCCAAATGGCCACCTGGTGCAGTTCATACACGATTCCCTGCACCACAGCAGGATGCAAGATAAAGTTTATTTCAtctcaaaatgaaattattttcacgGAGGTTTCTAatacaatgcaaaaaaaaaataaataaaaaaaaaaaaaatcaggagtcAAGTTGAAGTGTTTAATGCCCTCTAATGCATCACTTCATTTGCAGAGGAATTAGCCCTGCATGGCAGTGTGAGGGAAAGCAGCCTTGGGTAGCTTCAGATAAGACTTTCAGCTAGGAAAGATTACAGGATATGAATTCTCTCAGGGGCTTTGCtgtgggttcttttttttttatctggtgATTACAAAGTGATTTCAGCAAGGTCAGGAATGACATGGTGGTGGAAAGCTGAAGCACCTGCAGACTCATCAGCTGTGTATCCTGAAAGAGGAGCAGTGTCAGGAGGAGGGGTGAGGAGAGCTTTTCCTCTGGCCTTCAAACCATACATAATCTCATTATACATATAAAATGTTAACATAAAGCCTCTGTAGAAACAGCTTTTTGACATACTAGGTTCTTCTGGAGTGTTGTTTTGTTGACTTTCTATCCAAAAAAGTGATTTCTAACCAATTTAGCCATAGGAGAAGGGACAATGTTTTGGGGTCATGCAGTTCATaaaatcctagaatgggctgggttggaagggagctcagagctcatcaagtccaacccttgctccactccccccgtggttcccagcccatggcactgagtgccacatccaggctcttttgaaatagctccagggatggagaatccaccccttccctgggcagcccattccaatggctgagcaccctctccagaaagaaattctttctcatggccaacctaaacctcccctggcacaacttgagccctcttgtgccctcttgtcttgctgagagttgcctgggaaaagagcccaacccccccctggctccaacctcctttcagggagttggagagagtgatgaggtctcccctgagcctcctcttctccagcctcaacacccccagctccctcagcctctcctcagaggatctgtgctccagtcccttccccagcccagttgcctcctttggacctgctccagcacctcaatctccttcctgagctgaggggcccagaactggagacaggactcaagctgtggcctccccagggctgagcacaggggcagaatcccttccctggacctgctggccacgctcttcctgagccagcccaggatgccattggccttcttggccacctgggcacactgctgcctcctcttcagcttcttcagctgcAGGATCCATGAGGACACCTCAGCACCCCAAGCTGTGCTTCCCATCCCAGTTCCCTGGACAGGGCAGGCAGTTCATAGGGGAGGTGGGAAAGTCAgtgagaggagggagaagctgctggtggtgcagagaggaagaggagcaaatccctggcttcctcagggAAACATTCACACTTCCCAGTTCTTCCCTCTGAAAGAGAGCCAGAAAAGTACTGTTCCATACAGCATTTACCATGTGTACTGGAAACATCACCAATATAGGAAGAAGTAATTAACCAAACTCTTAATTAAGCTGCAGTATGGAGTAGTTTCAGCTGAAGTGAGGCAGAAAGTCTTATCTGAGGAATAAGGAATTCAAGGTCAGCTTTGTGAAAGGAAGCAGATCTGTTGTAAACTCAACACTGCTCTGAACATCTCCATGCAAGATGGAAAGGATTATGTTCTCAGGGATGCAGAGGCTATTAAGTGCTGACAAGTTCATCTTGGAAACAGGATTTTCAAGTTGGATAATGAATAGCTAAGATAAGAACTCCAAGTACACTGGGATGTAAATAGCAGCATAGAGAAAATGCATATGTTGGAGcaggaaaaacaataaaagtaGCAACAAGGAGCATGAACTTCTCTGAGGTCTCCAAAAACTGTTAGAAGGGATCAAGAGTGGAGGAGGTCAAGTTCTGAGCACAAAAAAATCATCCTCTTGATTGCCTTTAGGAAGTTTTAAACTATTTGGATTGATAAAATACAGATTGTAGCTTAATGAGAGATAAGCTTTAAAACTCCTACAATAATAAACCTTCATAATGAGGATGCTGTGGATCCACCATTAGGTATTACAGCTGGAAAGATCAAACAGTTCAGAGGGAACAGCAGGAGCTGTTTTGCTTTAGCAGATGTTTATTATTTTGTCCTTTAGTTTCAACCCTTGCTGAACCAGCACTGGTAAAGAGTACGATTTAAATATGAGCTTCCTTTGGAAAAGTCAGGGAAACAGTGATCTGCATGGTGCTCCACAACACCCTCACTTCCCTTTTCCATCTGTCAGACAGGGACAGAAACTCCTGTGTGCAGGCACAGCCAGGGAGGTCAGACCTGTCCACAGAGGTGAGGAATGGCAATGACATGAAGAATCCCAGGTTGGTTCTGTGTCAGAAACCTTCCTAGCTCAGACTGAGAGTTTAAACCCACATTTCCAACCTCTGAAATTAATCCCTTTTTACAGCCAGCACGTACTGCACATCCaagggtgctgctggctctggtcAGCAGGCCTGGCAAGGAGcaaccacctcctcctctccctgtgtcTGGTTGACACCAAACCCCTGCAGACAACAActccaaccaaccaaccaaccaaccaaccaaccaacccacccacccaccaccTCTTTTCCTGTGCACACCCAAACCCTCAGCCCCCAcggcagagctggggaggcagaagccacctcctgcagcaggcagaggcacTGAGGGTCTGAGAGTCCCTTGATAAGCAAGCTGATAACAGGCAGGAGGTGacacagccccccagcagctcccaaccAACCTCAGGCAGGCTCTGTCTGGGGCTCTGCCTGCAGATCCAGAGCTTCTCCAGCTTTGTGAGGAAGTTTGTCAGCTGTTTGTGGGAGAagaagctggggcaggggatggaAGTGCTACCAGTGCCAAAAGGGAGCTGAACttgtccctgtgctcagccctggggaggccacagcttgagtcctgtgtccagttctgggcccctcagctcaggaaggagattgaggtgctggagcaggtccaaaggaggcaactgggctggggaagggactggagcacagatcctctgaggagaggctgagggagctgggggtgttgaggctggagaagaggaggctcaggggagacctcatcactctctccaactccctgaaaggaggttggagccaggggggggttgggctcttttcccaggcaactctcagcaagacaagagggcacaagagggctcaagttgtgccaggggaggtttaggttggccatgagaaagaatttctttctggagagggtgatcaggcattggaatgggctgcccagggaaggggtggattctccatccctggagctatttcaaaagagcctggatgtggcactcagtgccatgggctgggaaccacggggggagtggagcaagggttggacttgatgagctctgagctcccttccaacccagcccattctaggattctaggattcttgGTGCAGGTGTTCTCAGAGAAGGCAGGGAATAATACTCCACTTGTTATTCCGCTTCAGCCACCCAGGAGTAAACGTTGTTTTGCAACACTTATCAGcgggttttaaaaaaagaaacgtTGTGACCACTCCCTGTACCGATTAACTGCAAACTCTGCTGAGGGACAGAAAAATCTTGGAAAGGGTTGCAGCAGGCTGCAGATATTCCAGGTTGGATCTCACTGTTGTCACAGAGCTGTAGTGAGTGTGTGTCTGATCTGAGACACCAAACCAGAGCAGTTCCTGacctccaccacctctccttgCCCAGCTGAGCATGCAGAAGCCTGACATTAGCAGATGTCTGGAGCCACAGCCTTGCCCTATCAATTCAACCCCTCAGGCTCCTGGGAAGAGTGCACTGGGAACCTGCCCAAGCAGGTTGGGgtttcaaaactgaaattgcAAGGTGGAGTTTGCATATAATGTTTGAAAtcctctcctgcagctgagTGCTACTTGCAGGAGAAAAGCTTGTAACGAGGGAAATAAATGGAGAAGTTGGGGGGTTGTCAGCTCCCACTTgggcctttttttccttctctgcttttttggacatctcccaccagcccaggttgctccaagccccatccaaccctaaaaacttccagggatggggcttccaccacctctctgggcaacctgtgccagggtctcaccacccttatggtgaagaatttcttcctggcatccaatctaaacctcctgCTCCAGTTGGAATCCATTCCCCGTActcctatcactccctgacatcccaaaaagtccttccccagcatTCTTTTAGTCCCTTTTGAGGGTCActggcagccagagcagctccacagaCACAAAAGAACCCCTCAGGCCCTTGGGGCAACCCCAAGAAACACCCACCCAGTGGGTTTGAGCTGGGGAGGTGGCAATAAACACAGACAGGGGACAGTTTGTGTAAACTGTGACAAGACTCCTGATCCCCTGAGCTGCCTTCCCAGGATAAGAATGCAGTAGGTGCACATTTCCCAGCATGTATGATGTGTAATAACTGCATTTACTTATCTGTATCACAGACTGACAGTTTTAAACCATAAATATTGTCTTCATAAATAATAACTGACACCCCTAAAATGTGCTCACCTGTTCCCAAACATCCATAAATGCAATGTACACACTGAGCATGCCAGCTGCTAGGAGCACATGCAGGATATTTACCACTTTAGCcattagaatattttaataaaacatgcAAGCTGAAACATTAAATACAAGtttgctggtttgggttttttttttttcagatttagaGACTCCTTGGGTATTGTCAAAAGAGCTGTAAATTTCAGCTCAGCTGCCCTCATTTTCCCAGAGAAACTCTTTTCACCTCCTATCTTATTTTCCCCTAATTATAATTGGGAAAGTAACATCTCCTGGTGAGATGACGAATCAGATAATTAGTGTTTTCACTTTATTTGCTCTGTGACCCAATCTCATTTCATAAGTCATTTGATTGCCACTTCCTCATAACATCCTATTCCCTTGCAGGAGAGGACATCCCAGATGCATCTGGGTGCCTGAAAGGTGGAAGAAAACTCAGCTCAGGGTGGATGGGAGCAAAGTTCCAATTCTGTTACTATCTGTGAGCACTGCTACTCCTCTGTCCTTCTCCTgggatgacaccaagctggggggaagtgtggatcagctggaaggcaggagggctctgcagagggacctggacagactggagagttgggctgatcccaacgggatgaggttcaacacaagaaccccatggggagctccaggctgggcacagagtggcagaaagggagctgggagtctggattgccaggaagctgaagaggaggcagcagtgtgcccaggtggccaagaagccaatggcatcctgggctggctcaggaacagcgtggccagcaggtccagggaagggattctgcccctgtgctcagccctggggaggccacagcttgagtcctgtgtccagttctgggcccctcagctcaggaaggagattgaggtgctggagcaggtccaaaggaggcaactgggctggggaagggactggagcacagatcctctgaggagaggctgagggagctgggggtgttgaggctggagaagaggaggctcaggggagacctcatcactctctccaactccctgaaaggaggttggagccaggggggggttgggctcttttcccaggcaactctcagcaagacaagagagcacaagagggctcaagttgtgccaggggaggtttaggttggccatgagaaagaatttctttctggagagggtgctcaggcattggaatgggctgcccagggaaggggtggattctccatccctggagctatttcaaaagagcctggatgtggcactcagtgccatgggctgggaaccacggggggagtggagcaagggttggacttgatgagctctgagctcccttccaacccagcccattctaggattctaggattctatgatacaaACAGCAATTCTGGTTGCCAAGTTACTCGTTCTGCTCCTTCATCCCTGGCCAGAGGCATTGcatgtttttaaagctgaaaattaaaaaacagactgggtagaaaaaaaaaaaacacaagtacAGGGAGTCCAGCTCATTAGTTACAATCTGCAGACTCAAAAATTCATGTTTCAGGCACTGCTCAATGAGTATaaaagagaggggagaaggggaatgAGGAGTTTAGGACAAATGagagagattttattttagttttcatttgGTTTCAACTGCAATGTCCTTGTCAAACGTGAATATGTAGTTGCATGGTCTGTGTATGAATTGGGTGCCTTACCAAGTCTTctaaaagtaaaacaaaaattatcctttttttttttttttaagtccaagaaaatgggaattttaTTATACATTATCAAGGATGAATATCCccacatttttaataaatcacaATGATGACAAACCAGGCAAGTAACCCATTGCATTAAATAACTGAGGGaactaaataaataagaaaagcatTCTATAAATACACACATCCCAAGCTTGGAGGACCAGCTTAGAGTTGTAGAGCATTGTGCCAAACCTCTCCTGTACACATCTCTCCTGTCAGCAAAGCTATGGCAGGCAAGAACAAATGTGTGCCATGGAATTTCTCAGGATGGAAACTCTCCACAACCAAGCAGCTCACCCTGGAATAACAAAATATGCAGCCCAGTTATTCCTGTACCAAACCCAGCTTCAGAACTCCAGCCAGGCTTTAAAATTGAAAGCTTTTTAAGGAGTTGgtcaaataataaaaacaaggGCTGATTGGAATTGTTTTGGCAAAATAATTGGCTGTCAGAGAGTCCTGGAAGGCAGAAGAACATGAAGAGAGACTGCAGAACAAAGCAGTCATTGCACATGCTCTGAACCTGGTTCTaaccaaaaaaatctgtgtttggtttggtcCAAAGGTCAGGCTGCCAGTGTTACTTCACCACAGAAACAGTGTTTTCATGTTGGTTTCCAAAAAAGTGCCAGAAGAATTGAAAAGCCATGCTGATGTGGGCAGGGATGAAGATGTAAGCAGTGTACAAGATTGTCACTAGCATAGTGATGTTGAAAGTGTAGAAGAGCAGTTTCTCCCAGGGCTCCATGAGATAGCTGCAGGTGATTAGTTCAAACTGGCAGTACAGCCAATAGAGATAGTTCTTCATGCCCTTAAAATCCATCTCCAACTTTGTGCTGCTTCTCAAAGCCTTCCCTATTACAATAAAGGATTGTTAGGAGAAAcagaaaccttaaaaaaaaaagaaaaaaagaaagcatataaaacataaaaacttCATATGGGTAGCAACTCCCTGCTATTCAGTTTGCTGATGGGACCATTTTTAGGAAaggatgctttaaaaatgcaagagaTCTAAAATTCCAAGATGACAGATACATTTTAAAGGATAAAATATGATCAGATAGCAGCAGCCTAGCATCAGTCATTCTTTCACCACATCCCATGAAAGGCTTTGCTTTTATTCCATTTGCCTTTCCAACCTTCAGCTCTAAGCCAGTCAGTCCAGTGCTGACCACTGTGTACTGGGCACCATTCTTTACCAAAAAGACTCCACAATATCTCTTGTGTACAGAAAAACCCAATAGTTACCCAATAATTGCTGCaattctcttctccaagcagcTCTACTTTCATAACTTTGCCTTGTGTTGGATTACTTCAGACTCTGGTGAAGTGGCTTAATTCAGAAAGCCCTTCAAaccctcctctctccttccctacTTCTGGATTTGGATGTAGAACTTGGCTAGAAgtctgtttgctgctgctgtggacTGAATTTTATGTCTGAATTTTAGGAATTTTATGCTTCAGTTGCTGCTGGAATGCAGACTGGGAGGATGGAGAATACTAAAAATACAGAACTACAATGCAAGGAAACTATATCCAGATCATCCAGCTTCTCTAACTGAGACTGAGTTGATCTGTTGCCAGAATTAAAAgatagaaatttatttttaagctctgTGGTCACATTAATGCTAATAATTACTGTTGCATTATTTAATTACCACAATACaaaactggggagggaaagagaaaacacaactgTTACATTTACTGGGGCTTCCTGTCATTTGCTAAATGCATGGAGTCAGAATTAAAACTGTGATTCCTCACTTTTTAATTGGAAAGTTAAGAACTTCTGGTATCAagatctgtggaaaaaaaaccttagtCCACAGAAATTAAACACAGCTTCACAGATCTATATAGAATGGGATTTTATCCTCaagtttttagaaaaaaatggcttcactttttctattttacttccACAGCTTCCCCACCTTTTTCCTGCCCAACAGGTGAGGTAAACTACATCATGCTTGTGTCATTAAGAATTATTATTAGCTAATTTCAGTAATATCCTTATTATATCTGTCacatttctgtgcatttcttgctttttttctctaaaccTAGTGTATTCTTAAGCCTCTCACCATCCAATGTATTGCTAAGCTACTCTGAGGCAAGgcttttcttagaaaaaaacattgattttGTAAAAAGCAGCACTtacctcttcccttctccctggtGACAGAACGTGGAGGTGAGAGATGCTTCCTGACACTTCTGACTGTTGCAGCTGAACAGCTCCTCTCCAGATTGAGCAGCAGAAACAATTAACTTTGATCCTCAATTACAGAGCGTGTCCTCCACACCCCACCCCTTTTCACCAGTGCTACAAACTCCTCTGGCCAAAGCTCTCTGCATTATGCAACAAGGACAGAAATTGGTACCACACTCTCCAGATGGTATTGATTTGATAATTTAGACAGTCAGAGGGGAAGAGCAGGTACAGACAAGGCTGAAGTGCTATTTAGGacaatctgcaaaaaaaaaaaaaaaaaaaaaatgtttacaagtAGTGCCTTCCCTAATTTCAGATCTCTACAAAATATCTCCTGGGCAGGCTGCCCAAGTTCCAGGCAGGTGCAATTAAATGTCCTTGTAAAAATCTGGTGTCAGAATTAAGCAGCCACAAGAATGCAGCTCAATTAATATGTCCCAGGAAAGTCTCCAAATGAAGGCACCACCTCCTCCAACCTTTGATTAACACCACTTCCAGCCAGTTGTCAGCCTTCTCTGCAGCCTCACCTCAGCTCTCTTCCTCCAGAAA
The nucleotide sequence above comes from Heliangelus exortis chromosome 9, bHelExo1.hap1, whole genome shotgun sequence. Encoded proteins:
- the LOC139800071 gene encoding serine palmitoyltransferase small subunit B-like translates to MDFKGMKNYLYWLYCQFELITCSYLMEPWEKLLFYTFNITMLVTILYTAYIFIPAHISMAFQFFWHFFGNQHENTVSVVK